Genomic DNA from Blattabacterium cuenoti:
GTTTTAGGATAAATATATATTCCACCATGAATCATATTTCTATGAAAATCACTAACTAAAGATCCTATATATCTTGATGTATATAAATTGTTTTTATCTTTTTTTTGACAAAATTCTATAAATTTCTTAATTCCATTAGAAAATTTTTCATAATTTCCATTATTAATAGAATAAATATTTCCTTTTTTTGGAAAAGATATATAAGGATGAGATAAATAAAAAGTTCCAAATGAAGGATCTAAAGTAAATCCATGAACACCATTCCCTACACTATAAACTAATATTGTTGAAGATCCATATATAATGTATCCTGCAAGGATTTGCTTAATTCCTTTTTGTAAAAAATCATTTATTGTTACTTTTTTTTCACATGAATAATTTTTTTTAAATACAGAAAAAATAGTTCCAATAGGAACATTTACATCAATATTAGATGATCCATCAAGTGGATCTATTAAAACAATATATTGATCATTTAATGTATTTTTTTTTTTATTTATTATTATAATATCTTTGCTTTCTTCAGATGCTATTCCACAAACAACGTTTCTATGTTTAAAAGATTCTATAAATGTTTTGTGAGCAAAAAAATCTAATTTTTGTTGATTTTCACCCTGAATATTCATTTTTCCTGAACTACCTATATTTTTAGTTAATCCTACTTTATTTATTTCTTTATGAACTGATTTAGCTGCTAATTTTATAGAACTAAATAATCTTAGTAATGATTCTGTAGAATAAGGAAAATTATCCCTATTTTCTATAATAAATTCTCCTAATGTATACAATGGACTTAAAAAATTTTTTTTTTAAACAATATAAATATCTAATTTTTTTATTAAAAAAACATTAATAATCAACTTTTTATTGTTATAAATTTTATTTATATCATTCCTTTTATATATATTACTTTTTAATTTTTTTTTAATGAAATATATACAAGTACCATTAATATTTTTGTGGAGAACTTGGTTCTTTTTTATTAATCTATTTTTAGTTCCTTTGTGGGCAGGAGTTTCTATTCCTTTTCTTTTTAGAGAAAAAAATTATCATATTGTATATTGGTTTTATCAAATGTGGGCTAGAAGTAATTTATTTTTAATGGGATTTTGGTATGTTATAGAAAAAGATAAAGAAATATTAGATAATAATAAACAATATATAATTATTAGTAATCATACTTCTATTATAGACATAATGTTAATTTTTTCTATAATGAGAAATCATCCATTAGTTTTTGTAGGAAAATCAGAATTAGCTAAACTACCTTTTTTTGGTTTTGTATACAAAAAAACTAATATTCTTATAGATAGAAATAATTTATCTAGTTGTATTAAAGTACTTAAAAAAATACAAAATAAAATAGATTCTGGAAAAAGTATATGTATTTTTCCAGAAGGAAGAGTTTCTAATTCTTCAACATTGTTAAATCCATTCAAGGATGGAGCTTTTTTTATTGCTATAATAAATAAAATATCAATAATACCATTTACTATAGCAGATATAAAAAAAAAATTTCCAAATTTTTTTGTTATTAAAGGATGTCCTGGTAAAATAAGAGTTAAACAACATCATTCAATATCTACAAAAAATCTTTCATTAAAAGATAAAAATAATTTAAAAAAAAAGTGTTTTGATATAATCAAATATCAATTAAAAATATTTAATAATAAAAATGTAAATAAATGAAAAAATTTAAAAAATGATATTTTTTTTATGAATAAAAAAATTCACATTTATACAGATGGATCTTCAAAAGGTAATCCTGGACCAGGAGGTTATGGTATTTTTATTGAAACATTTTTTAAAAATCTTTATTATAGAAAAATTTTTTATGAAGGATATCGTTATACAACTAATAATAGAATGGAATTACTTGCTGTAATAACAGGATTAAAAAAAATAAATACAAAATATAATGTTACAGTATTTACTGATTCTAAATATATTGTTAATGCTGTAGAAGAAAAATGGATTTACAAGTGGAATAATAATAACTTTCTTAATAAAAAAAATGTAGATTTATGGAAAGAATTTTTAAAATTATTTTTATCAAATTCAATGATAATACATTGGGTAAAATCACACGATGATAATTATATAAATAATTATTGTGATCAATTGTCTGTTAAAGCATCTAAAAAAAAAAAATTAAAAGTTGATTACATATATGAAAAAACTTGTAGAAAAAAAATTTTTAATGAGAAAAAAATTTTTGTCTAATAATTTCGTATGTAATTATAGACATTGCACTATTTACATTTAAAGAATCTATATTTCCAAACATAGGTATTTTTATAATTTTAAAGGCTTTTTTCATCCATATATTAGATACACCTTTATTTTCTGATCCAAATACAATAGAAATATTAGAAATAGGAAAATTTACATCATATAAATTATTAGAATTATTTTTAAATCCTGATACAATAATTTGAAATTTATTTTTTTTCATCCAATATAAAACATATTCAATTTTTTCTATTATAATATTATTTGTAAATACAGATCCTAAACTACATCTAATTACATTAGGATTAAAAATATAAGTTTTTATATTACATAATATTACAATATCAAATTTAGCTGATTCTGCAATTCTTAATATTGCACCTAAATTACCAGGTTTTTCTATTCCATCTAAAATTAAAACTAAATAATTATTATAATCTTTTTTTATATTATAATTTTCTAATCTATTAAAAGGTTTTTCCTCAAATATTACAATAATTCCATCTGAATTATCTCTATAAGCTAATCTACGAAATTTTTTTATATTAATAATATTTACAATAGATCTATAATTTTTTATTAAATAAAATTGTGTAAATATCTTATTACAAATAAATATTTGTATTGGAATAAAATTACCTTTTATAGCCATTTTAAATTCTCTTATACCTTCTACTAAAAATTTTTTTTTTTTTTTCAATCTTTTTAACTTTATATCTGTGTGTAGAATATTATGTAATATTTTCATATTATATTTGAATTATGAGATTAGAAATAAACAGAAAAAATGATTTAAAATATATAAAGTTAGCTATAGAAAAATCAAAACTTTCTTTTTGTAAAAAAAAAAAGTAGGAGCAATAATAGTTAACAATAGTAATATTATTTCTTTTGGATATAATAAAAATCCAATTAAATATGAACATGAATGTGAAGATTATTATGGAAATACAAAATGGTATGTATTACATGCAGAAGCAAATGCAATATTAAGGTTAACATATTCATCAATAAATATATATAGTAAAAATTCACCATATACTACTATATATGTCACACATTCTCCATGTAAAGAATGTAGTAAATTAATATACCTTTCCAAAATTAAAAGAGTTGTATTTTTACATATAAAAAATAATAATGGATTAGATTTATTAAAAAAATTAAAAATAATAGTAAATCAAATTTTTTTAAAATAAAAAATATAAACAAAAACCCAAGTGGCGAAATAGGTATACGCATTGGATTCAAACTCCAACGATTTTATTATCATGCGGGTTCGATTCCCGCCTTGGGTACAAAAAATATACAATTTTTTATTTTTTTAAATCAAAATAAAAAATATCTTTGAGAAAGTGGTAATACTTTAGATGGTTTAGATTCAACTTTATTTCCGTTAATATAAACAGAATATGTTTTAGGATCTATTTCTATATTAGGAGTTTCTCCATTCAATATCATATCTTTTTTAGATAAATTACGACATCCTTTTATAGTTTTTATTTGTTTTTTTATTTCTTCTTTATTAAAAAAATCATTATTATTAATTGTATGAGAAGAAACGAATATACTACTTAATTTTGGGTCAAAATAACCAAACATTTTTCTATACATAAATGGTTGAGGACTAGGAATAGTTGCATTAGGATCTCCTACACAAGCATAAACAATCATTCCTCCTTTTATAACTAATTCAGGTTTTACTCCAAAAAATGATGGTTTCCATAAAACTAAATCAGCCATTTTCCCCGTATTAATAGATCCTACATAATTGGATATACCATGAGTAATAGATGGATTTATTGTATACTTGGAAATATATCGTTTTACTCTAAAATTATCATTGTTAATATCATCATTATTACTTGTTATTGATCCTATCTGATTTTTCATTTTATCAGCAGTTTGCCATGTTCTTCTAACTACTTCACCTATTCTTCCCATTGCTTGAGAATCTGAACTAACCATGCTAATAGCCCCCATATCATGTAAAACTCCTTCTGCACTAATTGTTTCAGATCTTATTCTAGATTTAGCAAAAGATATGTCTTCTGGTAAATTAGAATCTAAATGATGACAAATCATTAACATATCTAAATGTTCGTCTATGGTATTATGAGTATAAGGCATAGTAGGACTTGTAGAAGAAGGCAAAACATTAGTTTTAGATATAACTTTTAATAAATCAGGAGCATGTCCACCTCCAGCTCCTTCTGTATGATAAGTATGTATTGTTCTATTTTCAAACAATTTTATTGTATCTTCTATATAACCAGATTCATTCAATGAATCTGTATGGATATTAACTTGTATATCTAATTTTTCAGAAACCTCTAAACATTTATTAATAACACTAGGAGTACTTCCCCAATCTTCATGAATTTTTAAACCTCCAGCTCCTGCTTCAACTTGTTCTATTAAAGATTTATGATTAGAACTATTTCCATTAGCAAGAATAATAAAATTGATAGGAATATGATCCATATTTTTTAACATTTTTTGTATGTTCCAAACGCCTGAAGTACAATTTGTTGCTATACTTCCTGTAGCTGGACCAGATCCCCCCCCAATAATAGTAGTTGTTCCACTTTCTAATGCAACGTTAAATAATTGTGGACATATATAATGAACATGACTATCTACACTTCCAGCGGTAACAATTAAATTTTCTGATGAAATAACTTCAGTTCCTGTTCCTATATACATATTAGATTTAACTCCATCCATAAAATATGGATTACCTGATTTTCCTATACCTACAATAATTCCATTTTTTATTCCAATATCTGCTTTTACAATCCCCCAATAATCTATTATTATTGCATTAGTTAATACCAAATCTAATATTCCATCTTTATTTGTTGCAGTAGGATGTTGTCCCATTCCATCCCTAATAACCTTTCCTCCTCCAAAAACACATTCGTCTCCATAAGTAGTATAATCTTTTTCTATTTCAATCCACAAAGAAGTATCTCCTAAACGTATTTTATCTCCTTTTGTGGGCCCATACATGT
This window encodes:
- the fbp gene encoding class 1 fructose-bisphosphatase, producing the protein MYTLGEFIIENRDNFPYSTESLLRLFSSIKLAAKSVHKEINKVGLTKNIGSSGKMNIQGENQQKLDFFAHKTFIESFKHRNVVCGIASEESKDIIIINKKKNTLNDQYIVLIDPLDGSSNIDVNVPIGTIFSVFKKNYSCEKKVTINDFLQKGIKQILAGYIIYGSSTILVYSVGNGVHGFTLDPSFGTFYLSHPYISFPKKGNIYSINNGNYEKFSNGIKKFIEFCQKKDKNNLYTSRYIGSLVSDFHRNMIHGGIYIYPKTELSPNGKLRLLYECNPIAFLTEQAGGKASNGYERILDIKPCKLHQRIPFICGPKNMVFKLEKFIKEYE
- a CDS encoding lysophospholipid acyltransferase family protein encodes the protein MKYIQVPLIFLWRTWFFFINLFLVPLWAGVSIPFLFREKNYHIVYWFYQMWARSNLFLMGFWYVIEKDKEILDNNKQYIIISNHTSIIDIMLIFSIMRNHPLVFVGKSELAKLPFFGFVYKKTNILIDRNNLSSCIKVLKKIQNKIDSGKSICIFPEGRVSNSSTLLNPFKDGAFFIAIINKISIIPFTIADIKKKFPNFFVIKGCPGKIRVKQHHSISTKNLSLKDKNNLKKKCFDIIKYQLKIFNNKNVNK
- a CDS encoding deaminase, whose product is MSFGYNKNPIKYEHECEDYYGNTKWYVLHAEANAILRLTYSSINIYSKNSPYTTIYVTHSPCKECSKLIYLSKIKRVVFLHIKNNNGLDLLKKLKIIVNQIFLK
- a CDS encoding ribonuclease HI, with the translated sequence MNKKIHIYTDGSSKGNPGPGGYGIFIETFFKNLYYRKIFYEGYRYTTNNRMELLAVITGLKKINTKYNVTVFTDSKYIVNAVEEKWIYKWNNNNFLNKKNVDLWKEFLKLFLSNSMIIHWVKSHDDNYINNYCDQLSVKASKKKKLKVDYIYEKTCRKKIFNEKKIFV
- the ureC gene encoding urease subunit alpha; this encodes MKVNRKDYANMYGPTKGDKIRLGDTSLWIEIEKDYTTYGDECVFGGGKVIRDGMGQHPTATNKDGILDLVLTNAIIIDYWGIVKADIGIKNGIIVGIGKSGNPYFMDGVKSNMYIGTGTEVISSENLIVTAGSVDSHVHYICPQLFNVALESGTTTIIGGGSGPATGSIATNCTSGVWNIQKMLKNMDHIPINFIILANGNSSNHKSLIEQVEAGAGGLKIHEDWGSTPSVINKCLEVSEKLDIQVNIHTDSLNESGYIEDTIKLFENRTIHTYHTEGAGGGHAPDLLKVISKTNVLPSSTSPTMPYTHNTIDEHLDMLMICHHLDSNLPEDISFAKSRIRSETISAEGVLHDMGAISMVSSDSQAMGRIGEVVRRTWQTADKMKNQIGSITSNNDDINNDNFRVKRYISKYTINPSITHGISNYVGSINTGKMADLVLWKPSFFGVKPELVIKGGMIVYACVGDPNATIPSPQPFMYRKMFGYFDPKLSSIFVSSHTINNNDFFNKEEIKKQIKTIKGCRNLSKKDMILNGETPNIEIDPKTYSVYINGNKVESKPSKVLPLSQRYFLF
- a CDS encoding TrmH family RNA methyltransferase; this encodes MKILHNILHTDIKLKRLKKKKKFLVEGIREFKMAIKGNFIPIQIFICNKIFTQFYLIKNYRSIVNIINIKKFRRLAYRDNSDGIIVIFEEKPFNRLENYNIKKDYNNYLVLILDGIEKPGNLGAILRIAESAKFDIVILCNIKTYIFNPNVIRCSLGSVFTNNIIIEKIEYVLYWMKKNKFQIIVSGFKNNSNNLYDVNFPISNISIVFGSENKGVSNIWMKKAFKIIKIPMFGNIDSLNVNSAMSIITYEIIRQKFFSH